GTTCCACCAGGTTGATGAAGTGCACCAGGCCCAGGCCGCTGTCGAGGTTGGCGCGTTGGTCCCAGCTTTTCAGGCTGGTGCACAGTGGCTGGAGCGTAGCGGCATCGTTGCCCAGGTGCTTGGCGCAGAACTGCAGCAGGTCCGGCATGACTTGCCCCGCGAGGTACACCTCGTTGTCCATGACCATGGCTTGCAGGGCGTTGACGGTGATCGGCGGTTGCTCCAGGGCTTGCAGGCGTTGCAGGGCGAATCGGGCCCGGGGGCCGAGGCCGATGTTGTCCTGGCTGATTACCGGGGAGAAGCCGGCGAGTGGCGCCTTGGGGTTGACCATCCAGGCGGAGTCGTTGGAGTGCTGCACATAGTCGGTGCGCTGCAGTTGCGGCAGTTGGGCGGCCGGGAAGATCCCCGCTTGCGCGGCACGAGGGTCAACATCCCAGGCGCACGCGCTGCGGCTGCCGTCGAGCATGATCATTTGCAGGCCGGCCCGTGGGTCGCTGCATTGCGCGAGTTTGGCAGCACTGACGTTGGGCACCACCGACAGGTTCATGTACAGGCTCTGGCCCTGGTCATCGGCGGCCAGGGTGTTGACCCACGGGATGCCTTGCAGGGTGTGCACCGAGGTTTGCAGTTCGTTGAGGCTGCCGGCGCGGTTCATGGCGTACCACTGTTGCAGCACGCGGTCGTTGCCGAGGTTGGCGTCGCGCAGGCTGAATGCGTATTGCTTGTCCCAGTCCAGCTTGCCGGGCCACTGCACCACGGGGCCGAACTGCGAGCTGTAGACGGTGCGGGTGAAGTCCTTGAGGCTGCCGTCGGCTTGTTTGGCCTGTACCGTCAGCGTGGTTTTATCCAGGGGCAAGGACTTGCCGTCGAGCAGGTAGCGGGTGGAATCCTTGGGGTCGAGCGTCAGGCGATACAGGGTGAAATGCTTGGAGGTGTCTACCGTGTGCGTCCACGCCACATGCTGGTTGAAGCCGATATTCACCACCGGCAACCCTGGCAGCGCCGCGCCCATCACATCCAGCTGGCCGGGGATGGTCAGGTGCATCTCGTAAAAGCGCATGCCGCCTACCCACGGGAAATGCGGGTTGGCCAGCAACATGCCGCGCCCGTTGAAGGAGCGATCCTTACCCACCGCGACGGCGTTGCTGCCACGGTCAAGGGCGAAGCGCTGTTGATTGGCGGCGGCGAATTCGAATGCCTTGGCGCCGGGCTGCACGGCGG
Above is a genomic segment from Pseudomonas sp. R5-89-07 containing:
- a CDS encoding acylase; protein product: MIIFNGLSRVCVAGLLLGVSLAASAREQVAPAQASAEIRRTTYGVPHIRAADERGLGFGIGYAYAQDNLCLLANEVVTVNGQRARFFGPEQATLEERNNLTSDVFFTWLNTPDAVEAFWNAQTPQIRQRIEGYVAGYNRYLKEQGAPAQCQAAWVRPLVREDLVKLTRRLLVEGGVGQFAEALVGATPPQATTAVQPGAKAFEFAAANQQRFALDRGSNAVAVGKDRSFNGRGMLLANPHFPWVGGMRFYEMHLTIPGQLDVMGAALPGLPVVNIGFNQHVAWTHTVDTSKHFTLYRLTLDPKDSTRYLLDGKSLPLDKTTLTVQAKQADGSLKDFTRTVYSSQFGPVVQWPGKLDWDKQYAFSLRDANLGNDRVLQQWYAMNRAGSLNELQTSVHTLQGIPWVNTLAADDQGQSLYMNLSVVPNVSAAKLAQCSDPRAGLQMIMLDGSRSACAWDVDPRAAQAGIFPAAQLPQLQRTDYVQHSNDSAWMVNPKAPLAGFSPVISQDNIGLGPRARFALQRLQALEQPPITVNALQAMVMDNEVYLAGQVMPDLLQFCAKHLGNDAATLQPLCTSLKSWDQRANLDSGLGLVHFINLVEHLQQIPDAWRVAFDPAHPLTTPSGLAIDRAPVAKALREAMLASSSAVDKLGLNRWGDIQLSGHTPIHGGPQELGIYNAMQTVPRADGKREVISGTSYLQIVTFDDKGPQAVGVLAFSESSNPQSNHAKDQTQAFSEKKLRPLPFTEAQIQADPQYQQRRVQE